A single region of the Gadus morhua chromosome 5, gadMor3.0, whole genome shotgun sequence genome encodes:
- the numb gene encoding protein numb homolog isoform X9, giving the protein MNKLRQSFRRKKDVYVPESSRPHQWQTDEEAVRSGKCSFTVKYLGHVEVEESRGMHICEEAVKRLKTDRKFFKGFFAKAGKKAVRAVLWVSADGLRVVDDKTKDLILDQTIEKVSFCAPDRNFERAFSYICRDGTTRRWICHCFLAVKDSGERLSHAVGCAFAACLERKQKREKECGVTATFDANRTTFTREGSFRVTTATEAAEREEVMRQLQEAKKAEAAPPPPSSASSGNGSSGPPSDSPGSSPPLSAATLGPQAIPRRHAPADALARQGSFRGFPGLSQNSSPFKRQMSLRIGNELPGGGPPRKDFPLKNSVVEVEGEADSISSLCSQITTAFSGGPRDPFASAPMPKPTSSPQSPVAPVNGSSPAYPPALPPPLPARDTNPWARLPAGLHSAPGSDWSTSATGPALGGPGSSPALPSHRRTPSEADRWLEEVTKSVRVPPQPVAVAPHLGPPAGQHPGAAPTLPPPMGFLPPPMPMLPPRQPAAAAAYPVSNGLAFGPPVVPVVGITPSQMVANVFGSAAQPPPPSIAPHPQMLQQPFPMPHYDHGHAHPHALAAAHYSKPLLLPPVLSPAPLLQPSSNGSAAFNGGAAGENWATAAASHQLPSLAPPSPALAPPKTSLAPPPPAGQVDAFEAQWVALEGRSRQHASPSPTNPFSSELHQTFEIQL; this is encoded by the exons GACAGGAAGTTCTTCAAAGGATTCTTTGCAAAA GCGGGGAAGAAGGCAGTGCGCGCCGTGCTGTGGGTGTCGGCGGACGGTCTGCGCGTGGTCGACGACAAGACCAAG GACCTGATCCTGGACCAGACGATAGAGAAGGTCTCGTTCTGCGCTCCAGACCGTAACTTCGAGCGGGCCTTCTCCTACATCTGCCGGGACGGCACCACGCGGCGCTGGATCTGCCACTGCTTCCTGGCCGTCAAGGACTCG gGCGAGCGGCTGAGCCACGCGGTGGGCTGTGCCTTCGCCGCCTGCCTGGAGCGGAAGCAGAAGCGCGAGAAGGAGTGCGGCGTGACGGCCACCTTCGACGCCAACCGCACCACCTTCACCCGGGAGGGGTCCTTCCGCGTCACCACGGCGACGGAGGCGGCGGAGCGGGAGGAGGTGATGCGGCAGCTGCAGGAGGCCAAGAAAG CCGAGGCTGCGCCCCCGCCGCCGAGCTCCGCCTCCAGCGGCAACGGCTCCTCGGGCCCCCCGTCGGACTCGCcgggctcctcccccccgctgTCGGCCGCCACGCTGGGCCCCCAGGCCATCCCGCGGCGCCACGCCCCGGCCGACGCCCTGGCGCGGCAGGGCTCGTTCAGGGGCTTCCCGGGCCTCAGCCAGAACAGCTCGCCCTTCAAGAGGCAGATGTCGCTGCGCATCGGCAACGAGCTGCCGGGCGGCGGCCCCCCCCGCAAAGACTTCCCCCTCAAGAACAGCG tggtggaggtggagggcgaGGCCGACAGCATCAGCTCCCTCTGCAGTCAGATCACCACCGCCTTCAGCGGGGGGCCGAGGGACCCCTTCGCCTCCGCCCCCATGCCCAagcccacctcctccccgcAGTCGCCGGTCGCTCCAG TGAACGGCTCGTCGCCCGCTTACCCCCCAGCCCTGCCCCCTCCGCTGCCCGCCCGGGACACTAACCCCTGGGCTAGGCTCCCAGCGGGCCTCCATTCGGCCCCAG GAAGTGACTGGTCCACGTCGGCGACGGGGccggccctggggggccccggctcctcccccgccctgCCCTCCCACCGCCGCACCCCCTCGGAGGCGGACCGCTGGCTGGAGGAGGTCACCAAGTCCGTCCGGGTGCCCCCGCAGCCGGTGGCGGTGGCGCCCCACCTGGGCCCCCCCGCGGGACAGCACCCCGGGGCGGCCCCCACCCTGCCGCCGCCCATGGGCTTCCTGCCCCCGCCCATGCCCATGCTGCCCCCGCGccagccggcggcggcggcggcctacCCGGTGTCCAACGGGCTGGCGTTCGGCCCGCCTGTGGTGCCCGTGGTGGGCATCACCCCGTCCCAGATGGTGGCCAACGTGTTCGGGTCGGCcgcccagcccccgcccccctccatcgccccccacccccagatgCTGCAGCAGCCGTTCCCCATGCCCCACTACGACCACGGCCACGCCCATCCCCACGCGCTGGCCGCCGCCCACTACAGcaagcccctcctcctgccccccgtccttagccccgcccccctgctgcAGCCCTCGTCCAATGGCAGCGCGGCGTTCAACGGCGGCGCGGCAGGGGAGAACTGGGCCACTGCCGCCGCCTCCCATCAGCTCCcctccctggccccgccctcccccgccctggccccgcccaagacctcgctggccccgccccctcccgccGGGCAGGTGGACGCCTTCGAGGCCCAGTGGGTGGCGCTGGAGGGGCGGTCCCGTCAGcacgcctccccctcccccaccaaccccTTCTCCAGCGAGCTGCACCAGACCTTCGAGATCCAGCTCTGA